GCCACCGGCGCGGGTGCCAATCTGTCCTCGGCCATCGTCCGCAACAGCACCGTCAGCAATAACAGCGCCGAGCTGGGCGGTGGCATCTACAACGATTTTGCCCGCCTGGGCATCGAACTCAGCGTCATCGAAAACAACACCGCCGTCAGCGCCGGCGGTGGTCTGGGCAACTTCGGCCGCACCACCGTGAGTCGCTCGGTGGTACGCAACAACACCTCTCGAAACGCCAACGCCACCGCCACCCAGGGTTTGGGGGGGGGAGTGTTCAACGCCGCCTCGCTGGACATCACCAGCACCACGGTGCACAACAACACCGGCAACCTGGGGGCGGGTATCTACAACGACAGCCAGGGCACTTTGGCCCTGAAAAACTCCACCGTGAGCGCCAATGCGGCAACGGTGGCCAGCACCTCGGAAGGGGGCGGGGTCTACAACAGTCGCGAGATAGCCGTTTTCAACAGCACCATCTTCGACAACCAGGCCTCCTCCGGGGGCACGGAATTCATTGCCTGCGGCAGCAAAGATGCCTCCCTGGGCCTGGGTTGCGACAACGCCGCTGACGATGTGGTCACAGTGGTGGTAAACACCATCGTCGGCAACAGCACCAGCACCAATATCTGCGGGGGTGAGTTCACCCTGGTCACCTCAAACGGCCACAACCTCATCACAGCGGACACCTGCCAAAGCGGCGGCAAGGGCCTGGGCGCTGCCGCCACTGATATCGTCGCCGATCCGCTGTTCGCCACCGGCCTGCAGTTCAATGACGGCGCCAAGGATTTTCTGCTCACCTTCGCCCTGGGCGATGCCAGCCCGGCGGTGAACGCGGGCGACAACGGCGTATGCCCCCTGAACGATCAGCGGGGCCACAGTCGCAATGACAACGCCTGTGATATCGGCGCCTACGAGATCAGCGACACCGTCTCCAACGAGGCCGTCGCCGATCTGCTGGTCATGGATCCGGTGGAAGTCAGAACGCCAGCCGGGGCCTGCACCGAGGTCACTGACAACGACAGCTTTGTCCAAAACGGCACCCGTGCCTACCAGTGCCAGATCGGCAACAACAACGATCAGATCCGCTTCGACATCAACCTGGCCAACAACGGCCCCGATGACGTGCCCCAGGCCACCCTGCGGCTGAAATTGTCCCCAGGCCTGGTGGTACTCAATCCCGGCGCCGTGGGCAGTGGCTGCGCCGCGACCGGCACCGGCCTGGAGTGCGCCATCCAGAACTTCGCGGCCCAGTCCATCCTGTCCTTCCCCCTGTCCGTGATCCCTGACGCCACCGGGACATACATCGTCGAAGCCGATATCTCATCCGACAACAACCAACCGGCGGAATCCTTCCGGGTGGACAATATCCGCGCGGTTGAAGTCCGGGTCATCGATAACCGCAGCGCCACAGGCAACGGCAACAGCGGAACCAATGTGCTCAACTTTTCCGGCTCCGGCGGGGGCGGCGCCCTGGACGCGGCAGCCATTGCGGTGCTGCTCGCGGGCGCTGCAGGCCGCCGGCGCATGCGGCGCTAAGCAGCGCCGCTCCGCCATCGAAGAGACGGCCCGGCCGCTGCCGGGCTGTCTGCTTGTCTGACCCGGCCCGCAGGATATCGCATTCACCCATGCGCGCGTTCAGCCCCCCCCCTGCTCACACCATCGCCGACGACGTCGACCGCGCTCTGGCGGAAGACGTGGGTGCCGGCGACATCACCGCCGCATTGATCCCGACCCGGGTTCAGGGACAGGCGCAGGTCATCAGCCGGGAAGCCGCGGTGCTGTGCGGGCGGGCTTGGTTCGATACCGTCTTCGCCCGGCTCGACCCCGCCGTCGAGGTTGACTGGACGCTGGCGGATGGCGCCGCGGTGGCGCCCGGTGCTGTCTTGTGCCACCTCCGCGGCCCCGCCCGGGCCCTGCTCAGTGGCGAGCGGAGCGCGCTGAATTTTGTCCAGACCCTCTCCGGCACCGCCACAGCCGCGCGCCGCTACGCCGAGGCGGTAGCCGGTACCGGCGTGAAAATACTGGATACCAGAAAAACCCTGCCCGGCCTGCGCGCTGCCCAAAAATACGCCGTACGCTGCGGCGGCTGCCACAATCACCGGCTGGGCCTGTACGACGCTTTTTTGATCAAGGAAAACCACATCGCCGCCACCGGGTCCATCGCCGCAGCGGTGGCCGCCGCCCGCAAACTCAAACCGGAATTGCCCGTGGAGGTGGAAGTCGAGTCGCTGGCCGAACTGGACCAGGCCCTGGCCGCCGGGGCCGACATTGCCCTGCTGGACAATTTCTCCCTGGACATGCTGCGCCAGGCCGTCGCCCGGGCCCGGGGCCGCCTCAAACTGGAAGCCTCCGGCAATGTGAGTCTCGACCGGGTCCGCGCCGTCGCGCTCACGGGCGTGGATTACATCTCCGTGGGCGCCATCACCAAGCACCTCAAGGCCGTGGACTTGTCCATGGGGATCATCCCCGGCGGCTGATTTTCCCTGTACGGCCGCCCGCCGGCACGGCTAGAATGTCGCGACTTCCCCAATCGAGAGTAAAAGGAATGCGCACCTCCCAGCTATTGCTTGCCACACTCAAGGAAACCCCCAGTGACGCCGAAGTAATCAGCCACCAGCTCATGCTGCGGGCGGGAATGATCCGCAAGCTGGCCACCGGCCTGTACAGCTGGCTGCCACTGGGCCTCAGGGTGCTGCGCAAAGTGGAAGCCATCGTGCGGGAGGAAATGAACCGCGCCGGCGCCCAGGAAGTGCTGATGCCCGTGGTGCAGCCGGCGGAGCTGTGGGAAGAGTCCGGCCGCTGGGACCAGTTCGGCCCCGAGCTGCTGCGCTTTTGCGACCGCCACGGCCGCGACTTTTGTCTGGGGCCCACCCACGAGGAGGTCATCACCGACCTGGTGCGAGGCGAGATCCGCTCGTACCGCCAGCTGCCCGCCAACTTCTACCAGATCCAAACCAAGTTCCGTGATGAAATCCGGCCCCGCTTCGGCGTGATGCGGGCGCGGGAGTTCATCATGAAAGACGCCTATTCCTTTCATCTGGACAAGACCTGCCTGCAGGCCACCTACGACACCATGTATGAGACCTACAGTCGCATTTTCAAACGCATGGGCCTGGGATTTCGCGCGGTGCGCGCCGACACCGGTTCTATCGGCGGGGACTGTTCCCACGAGTTTCACGTGCTGGCTGATTCCGGCGAAGACGCCATCGCCTTCGCCACCGGCAGCGACTATGCGGCCAATGTCGAGCTGGCCGCCGCCCTGCCCCCCCCCGGCCCACGGCCCGCCCCCAGCGCCGGGATGCAGACCGTGGCCACCCCGGGCCGGCACAGCATCGGGGAAGTGAGCGCGTTTCTCGGGGTTCCCGCGCAACGCTGCATCAAAACCCTGCTGGTCCAGGGCGCGGAAGAACCGGTGGTGGCCCTGGTGTTGCGGGGCGATCACGAACTCAACGAGCTAAAAGCGGAAAAACTCAAAGCCGTGGCCGCGCCGCTCACTTTCGCCTCGGCGGAACAGGTGCAAGAAGTGGCGGGCTGCGCCCCCGGCTCACTGGGGCCGGTAAAACTCACCATTCCGGTGATCGCCGACCACAGCGCCGCCGCCCTGGCAGATTTTGTGTGCGGGGCCAACCGGAACGGCGAGCACTGCACCGGCGTCAACTGGGGCCGGGATCTGCCGGAGCCCGAGACGGCCGATCTGCGCAAAGTGGTGGAGGGCGACCCCAGCCCAGACGGTCACGGCGTGCTGGCCATCAAGCGCGGCATCGAGGTCGGACACATCTTCCAGCTCGGCACCAAATACAGCGAGGCCCTCCACGCCACCTGCCTGGACGAAAGCGGCCGCCAACAGGTGATGACCATGGGCTGCTACGGCATCGGCGTATCGCGCACCGTGGCCGCCGCCATTGAACAAAACCACGACGAGCAGGGCATCATCTGGCCCAACGCCATCGCCCCCTTTCAGGTCTGCCTGATTCCCATCGGCCTGCACAAATCCCGGCGCCTGCGGAACGCCGCGGAAGGGCTGTACCGGGAACTGCTCGATGCCGGGATTGAAGTGCTGCTGGACGACCGCAAGGAGCGGGCCGGCGTGATGTTCGCGGACATGGATCTGATCGGCATTCCCCACCGCCTAGTGCTGGGGGAACGGGGGCTGGACAAGGGCGAAGTGGAGTACAAAGCCCGCCGCGACAGCGACAGCAGACTGATTCCCCTGGCCGGTCTGGCGGAATTTCTCAAGTCGCAGTTACGCGCCGCCGACTAATGATTGGTACGGATCGGATCGCGCCGCAAGGGGTCCTGCCCCCGCGGCAGCTGTGAAATCGCAAACACCCGGCAATGGCCAGAGCGACGCTATTCCTTTGTCTGATGCTCTTTGTGTGGCCTTCGTGGGCCAACACCTCCGGCCCCGTCACGCCCGACCCCGCCCTGCGCGAACGTCTGCTCAGCGCCATAGAAGCCAACGACAGCTTCGCCGACCGTTTCGACGCGGAAGTCTGGCTGGTGGACATGTCTCACCGCCTGAAAAGCCGTGTGCAGGCCCTGGAAGAACGCCAACGGCTGCTCAAAATCGTTCATTTTGAGGCCACCCGCAGTGCCCTGCCACCGGAGCTGGTGCTGGCGGTCATCGACGTGGAAAGCAATTTCGACCGATGGGCCATCTCCTCCGCCGGGGCTCAGGGACTGATGCAGGTAATGCCCTTCTGGCTGGCGGAACTCGGCCGTCCCCAGGACAATCTATTCGACCCGCTCACCAATTTGCGCCTTGGCTGCACCATACTGCGCTACTACCTGGACATGGAAAAAGGCGACCTGCGCAAGGCGCTGGCCCGTTACAACGGCAGTGTGGGAAAAAACCTGTACCCGGAGCGGGTGTTCGAGGCCTTACGCCAACGCTGGTACCGCCGCTGAGCGGTCGCGGCGCTGCGAAAGTCAGGAACTCAAAGGATCCGCTGTGGTTCCACCATCCACGTGCTGCTCGCCGTCACCCGCATCGTCGGGCTTTTCACCCCGCTCCCATGGAGTGGTACCGGAACGCTCCACTTCCCGCAACAGGCCCATGGTTTCCCGGATGGTGCCCAACCAGTCCTGGGCGGCCGGATGACGCTGGTGAATCAAGGCCCGCCAGTCATTGGCTTCGCTGGCCGCTGCCGGAAAGGCCGCAAAGCCTGCTGCCGCCAGCACCGCGCAAGCCAGGGCGGCTGCGTGCCGCTTGTGCATAGTCATGCTCCCTTCCTCACGATTGATGGCCTTATTTCTTGAGTTGTGTGTCAGGATATAGGCGAGCCCACCCTTCCTGTCAAGAAAAACGTCAACCCGTCTCAAAAGAGGCCGGGGCCGGTTCCACACTGTCGGTGACCTGCACATCCACCACCCGCGCCTGGGGCGGGCCCTTCCAAAGCCAGGCACACAAGGCCTCCACGGCACCGGCCTCACCGCAGGCCAACACCTCCACCCGCCCGTCTGGCAGGTTGCGGGCGTAACCCGTAATCCCCAGGCTCCGGGCTTGTTGCTGGGTCGCGGCGCGGAAAAACACGCCTTGCACGCGGCCGCTGACGAGACATTTCTTTCGAACCACTCAACACCTCCACCAAGCGCGCCATTCCCGCGATGATCTCCCTGCGGCGCTGCAGCAGAAAACCTGGGGTGAGCACCACGCTGAATTCAAGCGCCCTGCCCCGCCAACGACTGCCGCTGTGCGCCCCCAGACGCGTTGGACGCCTGCTTACGTTACAATACAGTGCTTTGCGCGCAAACCTTGCCGAGGATCCCACATGAGCCACCCCCACCGCATCGAACAAGACAGCCTGGGTGAATTCCCCGTGCCGGAAGAGGCCTGGTACGGTATTCAGACCGCCCGCGCAGTTGAAAACTTCCCCATCAGCGGCCGCCGGCCGGACCGGGATTTTGTGCTGGCCCACGTGCGCATCAAGCGCGCCGCCGCGGTGGCCAACCAACAAGGGGGCTGGCTGGACCCGGCCCTCAGCGAGGCCATCGTCGCCGCCTGCGACCGGATTTTGGGGGGTGAACTCCTGGATCAATTCGTGGTGGACCGCTTCCAGGCCGGAGCGGGCACCAGCCATAACATGAACAGCAACGAAGTCATCGCCAATCTGGCCAATGTGGCGCTGGGTGGACAGCGCGGCGAATACAGGCCCGTCCATCCCAATGATCACGTCAATATGGGCCAGAGCACCAACGACACCATCCCCACCGCCATCCGGCTGGCGGCCCTGGCCAAGCTGCCGGGACTCATCGCCAGCGTGGAGGCCATGGCAGACGAGTACGCCCGCCTGGGTGAACAGGAGCGGAACACGGTGAAAAGCGGCCGCACGCATTTGCAGGATGCAGTACCCACCACCTTGGGACGGGAATTCAGGGCCTACGCCTGGACTCTGCGCCGTCTCACCGGACGGCTGCGGGCCTGCCGTGACCCCTTGTGCGAAATCGGCCTGGGCGGCAGCGCCGCGGGCACGGGGCTGAACACCGCGCCCGGCTACCGCGACAATGCCGCCCGGGAACTGGCCCGCCTCACCGGGGAGGCTATCCGTCCGGCGGAAGATCTGGCGGCCCAGATGCAATCCATGACCGACATCCAACATCTCTCCTCGGTCATCCGCGAAACCGCCCTGGAACTCACCCGCATCAGCAACGACATGCGCCTGCTGGCTTCGGGACCGCGCACGGGGCTGGGGGAAATCCTGCTGCCACCGGTGCAGCCCGGCTCCAGCATCATGCCGGGCAAGGTCAACCCGGTGATGTTCGAAATGCTGAACCAAGTGTGTTTTCAGATTCTGGGGCAGGATACGGCGATGGCCTACATGACCCAGGCGGGTCAGCTGGAACTCAACGTGATGATGCCGGCCATGGGCTCGGCCTTGTTTGACGCCATGGACTGGCTGGGCAACGCCGTGCGGGCCGCCACGGAAAAAAACCTCAAGGGTCTCGTCATCGACCGGGAGCGCTGCACCCACTTTCTGCATGCCAGCGTGGGACTCGCCACTCTGCTCAACACCCGGATCGGCTATGCCGCGGCGGCGGAAATCGCCAAAACATCGGAAAAAACCGGCCGGCCGGTGCGCGACATCGTTGCGGAGCGCGGCTTGCTCAGCGCCGAGGAGTTTGACCGGCTGGTGTTGCGCGCCGCGCGGGATGGGGTGGTTTAACCCCAATCCCGCGGCCGCGCCTGGCGCCTACTCGCCGTTCAGGTAAGCTTTGTCAGACGTTTCCACTACCCCCAGGGACCAGGCACCGCGGGTCTTGGCATGGTTCACCGCCGCGTCGATGTCGCGCAGGGAAGGCTGGCGCTCGATGTCAAACACCTGGCCGGGATAGATCAGATCAGCATCACGGATTTTGTCCTGATTCGCCTTGTAGATCAGCGGCCACTGGAAGGGGTCACCGTAGATATCGTCCTTGCCCGCAATGGCCCACAGGGTATCACCACGCAGCACCTCGTATTCCGTCACTTCCGCCGCCACCACCACCGGCAACTCGGGCAAACTGCGCAACTGCGCCACCAGCTCGGAAGCCATGCCGCGAGCCTGCTCGCCCCGGCCCTGACGATATGCCTGCTCCGCCGCCTGCAAGGCGGCGGCCTGCTCACCGCTCATGCGGTCGCTGTAGCCGCGGGCTTCTTCCAGCAGCAGCCGGGCCTGATCCAGCCAGGACTGGTTCTGGCGCTCGGCATCCAGCCTGGCTTTGCGGCCCCGCCGCGCGTCGTCCTCTGCCTGGGTCCGGGCCTGGTTGGCCAGGCGCACGGCTTTGTCCGCATCGCCAGCCGCCGCCGCAGCTTCCGCCGCTGACAGCACATCGCGGGCCTCCTGAGACAGGGTGCCCAACTGCCGCGCCTCATCCGCCGCAGCCTTGGCCTGGGCAATGGCCAGGGCCATATTGCGGGCGTTGATGGCCTCTTTCTTGGCGGCAATGGCATCCTTGCGGGAAGCGCGGTAATCTCGGGACGAGAGTTCTTTTTCCGCCTTGGACAGCAGGGCCTCAGCGCTCTGGAAGGCATCCGGTGCATGTTTCTGCGCGCCGGCACTCCGTGCCGCCTGAACCGCCTGGCGCGCATCGCTCATCTCCTGGGTAGGCGCCGAAGCGCAAGCCGCCAGCAACAGCGCAAACAAGCCCATCAGCCCGAGGGAGGCCCGTTTATTCATAAGGGAAACTCCAGATGTATACTTTGGTTCTGTCCGGGTTATAGTGCGGCCATGCCACCGCTGCCCCGAAAATACAGCTTTTGGGAAAGCTATCAAGTCACCTATGCAGTGTCAAGAAATCCGCCCCGCAAACGTCGGCCAACGCGTTGCTAACATGCTGGATTTGGAGGATAAATGTCGGAGATACTGGTTTTATACTACAGCCGCAGGGGGAATGTGGCGGACATGGCCCAGCTGATCGCGCGGGGCGTCGAAGAAGTGGCCGGAATGGCGGCGCGCGTGCGCACCGTGCCCGGTGTGTCGGCGGTGTGCGAGGCCACCGCGGAGACCATCCCCGCCACGGGGGCGCCCTACGCCACCGTGGATGACTTGCGCGACTGTGCCGGTCTGGCACTGGGCAGCCCCACCCGCTTCGGAAACATGGCGGCGCCCCTGAAATATTTTCTGGACAGCACCTCCAGCCTGTGGCTGTCCGGCACCTTGAGCGGCAAGCCCGCCGCCGTGTTCACCGCCACCTCCACTCTGCACGGCGGCCAGGAGAGCACCTTGCTGTCCATGATGCTTCCCCTGCTGCATCACGGCATGTTGATCACCGGCCTGCCCTACAGCGAGCCGGACCTGCATACCACCCGCACCGGGGGCACCCCTTACGGCGCCAGTCATCTGTCCGGCGCCGACAGCAAACTGCCCCTCAGCGAAGAGGAAAAACGCCTTTGCCGCGCCCTGGGCAAGCGCCTGGCGGCAACGGCACGGGCACTGGAACGAGGGCGCAGGGCATGACCGCAAACACCGGACACACCGCCATCGCGCCATCCCTCAAACTGCTTGGAATGAGTCTGGCCGGCACCTTGCTGCTGGGCTGCGCGGGCGGCCGGCCCACCCATATTTCCCAGCATGAGCTGTTAAAAGCCATCGAGGAAGGACGGGCACCGGCCATCGTGGATGTGCGTTCCCTGCGGGAATACCGGGCCGGGCATGTGCCGGGCGCCCTGCACATCCCCTTCTACGCCTTGCCGCCCCGTTATGAAGAAGCAGGACTGAAAAAATCGGAGCCGGTGGTGGTCTACTGCCAACACGGGCCGCGGGCGGGCTTTGCCAAGCTCAGTCTGAAAAGCAGAAGTTATGAGCAGGTGCTCTATCTGGAAGGGCATATGTCGGCCTGGCAGCAAAGCGGCCTGCCCGTCGAGCAGGGCCCGCCACCCCATCGCTAAGCCGGCCACCAGACAGGTCAGGACAAGCTGTTGTCTGGTGGCCCCCCGCAACATCCGGGCGCCCGTTGGCGAACATGGCGGGCGCGCAGCGGCTCAGGCCCTCTGACGGCGCATCCCAGTGCCGCGCTATCAAGCCGACCCGGCCACCCGCTCTTTGTAGTGATTGATCAGGCCGTTGGTGGATGAATCGTGGGAACAGACGGCCTTCCCGCCTGTGAGTTCGGGCAGGATCGCCTTGGCCAGCTGCTTGCCCAGTTCCACGCCCCATTGATCATAGGAATTGATATTCCAGAGCATACCCTGCACAAAGATTTTGTGTTCGTACAAGGCCACCAGGCGGCCCAAAGTCCGGGGATCAAGGCGGTCGAACATGATGGAGTTGGTGGGCTTGTTGCCCACAAACACTTTATGGGGCAGCAAGCGCGCAAGGTCCGTCTCTGCCATACCCGCCGCTTCCAGTTCGGCCCGTGCTTCGGCCTCGGTCCTGCCTCTCATCAGGGCCTCCGTCTGGGCGAAGAAGTTGGACAACAAGATGCGGTGATGGTCACCCAGGGGATTGTGGGACCAAAGCGGTGCGATGAAGTCGCAGGGGATCAGTTTTGTCCCCTGATGGATGAGCTGGTAGAAGGCGTGTTGACCGTTGGTACCCGGTTCGCCCCAGATCACCGGCCCGGTTGAATAGTCCACCGCCTCGCCAGAACGGTTCACCCGTTTGCCATTGCTCTCCATATCCCCTTGCTGAAAGTAAGCGGGGAAACGATGCAGGTATTGGTCGTAAGGTAAGATGGCGTGAGTTTCAGCGCCGAAAAAGTTGTTGTACCACACCCCCAGCACACCAAGGATAACGGGCATGTTTTGTTCCAGGGGCGCGGTGCGGAAATGTTCGTCCATGTCGTGCGCGCCCTGCAGGAGATCTTCGAAATTGTCCATGCCAATGTTCAATGCGATGGACAAACCGATGGCGCCCCAGAGTGAATAGCGCCCCCCAACCCAATCCCAGAACTCAAACATGTTTGCGGTGTCGATGCCAAACCTGGCCACCTCCGCGGCATTGGTGGACAAGGCGACAAAGTGTCTGGCAATCGCCGTTTCATCTTTGACATGTTCCAAAAACCACGCGCGGGCCGTGCGGGCGTTGGTGAGGGTTTCCTGAGTGGTGAAGGTCTTGGAGGCGATGACGAACAGGGTGGTTTCAGGATCCAGCCCCCGCAAGGTTTCAGCGATATGAGTGCCGTCCACATTGGACACAAAATGAGGCCGCAAGCCTTCCCGGCCGTAAGGCTTGAGCGCTTCTGTGACCATGACGGGGCCCAGATCGGAACCGCCGATGCCGATGTTCACCACATCCGTCAGCGGCCGGCCGCTGTAGCCTTGCCACGCGCCACTTTGCACCCGGCTGCAAAATTCGCGCATCTGCGCCAGCACACCGTTCACCTTGGGCATCACGTCTTCGCCGTCAACCAGAATGGGACGCTTGGACCGGTTGCGCAAGGCCACGTGCAAAACCGCGCGCTGCTCGGTGAAGTTGATCTTCTCCCCGGCGAACATTTTATCCCGCCAGGCCACCACGCCCTCCTGGCGGACAAGATCGAGCAACAGACCCAGTGTCTCGCTGGTAATGATATTTTTTGAGTAGTCCAGCAATATATCGTCAAAGCGCACACAGAACTGTTCGAAACGCCGGCCATCGGCGGCGAACAACTCGCGCATGTGCACATGGCGCATATTCTCGTAGTGGGATTCAAGGGCCTGCCAGGCCGGGGATCGGGTCAGCTGGGACATCCATTTACCTCGGTATTTGAAGCTTGGGACTTTGTCGTTGCGAACTGGTCAATAGGCTTCCAGGTCCCCGCCGGCAATGTCCAGGGAATGGCGCCAGAACTGGTCTTCGCGCTCAAACAAACGGTAGGTGCCACGCGGACCCCAGGTGCCCGCGGCGTAAGTGTTGATGAAATCGCGCTCCATGGACCACACTTTGACAATGGGGTCCACCACCCGCCACGCCCACTCCACTTCATCGTATCGCAAAAACAAGGTGCGATCGCCTTCGATCACATCCAGCAGCAGATCACCGTAGGCATCCAGCTCAGTGTCGTCCTCCCGCCGGTAACTGGCGTCCAGGCTGGTGGTGCGGGTACGCATCTCCACACCGGGCACTTTCACCTGCAGCTCCATGCGCAGGCATTCCTTGGGCTGGATCCCGATCAACAACCAGTTGGGCTTGAGCTGTTCCAGACGGGTATTGTGGAAAAGATGATGGGGCGGGTGCTTGAAGCGAATATTGATGGCCGATGCGGACTGGGCCATGCGTTTGCCCGTACGCAGATAGAAGGGCACGCCCTTCCAGCGCCAGTTGTCCACATAAAGC
This region of Gammaproteobacteria bacterium genomic DNA includes:
- a CDS encoding carboxylating nicotinate-nucleotide diphosphorylase gives rise to the protein MRAFSPPPAHTIADDVDRALAEDVGAGDITAALIPTRVQGQAQVISREAAVLCGRAWFDTVFARLDPAVEVDWTLADGAAVAPGAVLCHLRGPARALLSGERSALNFVQTLSGTATAARRYAEAVAGTGVKILDTRKTLPGLRAAQKYAVRCGGCHNHRLGLYDAFLIKENHIAATGSIAAAVAAARKLKPELPVEVEVESLAELDQALAAGADIALLDNFSLDMLRQAVARARGRLKLEASGNVSLDRVRAVALTGVDYISVGAITKHLKAVDLSMGIIPGG
- a CDS encoding proline--tRNA ligase is translated as MRTSQLLLATLKETPSDAEVISHQLMLRAGMIRKLATGLYSWLPLGLRVLRKVEAIVREEMNRAGAQEVLMPVVQPAELWEESGRWDQFGPELLRFCDRHGRDFCLGPTHEEVITDLVRGEIRSYRQLPANFYQIQTKFRDEIRPRFGVMRAREFIMKDAYSFHLDKTCLQATYDTMYETYSRIFKRMGLGFRAVRADTGSIGGDCSHEFHVLADSGEDAIAFATGSDYAANVELAAALPPPGPRPAPSAGMQTVATPGRHSIGEVSAFLGVPAQRCIKTLLVQGAEEPVVALVLRGDHELNELKAEKLKAVAAPLTFASAEQVQEVAGCAPGSLGPVKLTIPVIADHSAAALADFVCGANRNGEHCTGVNWGRDLPEPETADLRKVVEGDPSPDGHGVLAIKRGIEVGHIFQLGTKYSEALHATCLDESGRQQVMTMGCYGIGVSRTVAAAIEQNHDEQGIIWPNAIAPFQVCLIPIGLHKSRRLRNAAEGLYRELLDAGIEVLLDDRKERAGVMFADMDLIGIPHRLVLGERGLDKGEVEYKARRDSDSRLIPLAGLAEFLKSQLRAAD
- a CDS encoding lytic transglycosylase domain-containing protein, which produces MLFVWPSWANTSGPVTPDPALRERLLSAIEANDSFADRFDAEVWLVDMSHRLKSRVQALEERQRLLKIVHFEATRSALPPELVLAVIDVESNFDRWAISSAGAQGLMQVMPFWLAELGRPQDNLFDPLTNLRLGCTILRYYLDMEKGDLRKALARYNGSVGKNLYPERVFEALRQRWYRR
- a CDS encoding acylphosphatase encodes the protein MVRKKCLVSGRVQGVFFRAATQQQARSLGITGYARNLPDGRVEVLACGEAGAVEALCAWLWKGPPQARVVDVQVTDSVEPAPASFETG
- a CDS encoding aspartate ammonia-lyase, with the protein product MSHPHRIEQDSLGEFPVPEEAWYGIQTARAVENFPISGRRPDRDFVLAHVRIKRAAAVANQQGGWLDPALSEAIVAACDRILGGELLDQFVVDRFQAGAGTSHNMNSNEVIANLANVALGGQRGEYRPVHPNDHVNMGQSTNDTIPTAIRLAALAKLPGLIASVEAMADEYARLGEQERNTVKSGRTHLQDAVPTTLGREFRAYAWTLRRLTGRLRACRDPLCEIGLGGSAAGTGLNTAPGYRDNAARELARLTGEAIRPAEDLAAQMQSMTDIQHLSSVIRETALELTRISNDMRLLASGPRTGLGEILLPPVQPGSSIMPGKVNPVMFEMLNQVCFQILGQDTAMAYMTQAGQLELNVMMPAMGSALFDAMDWLGNAVRAATEKNLKGLVIDRERCTHFLHASVGLATLLNTRIGYAAAAEIAKTSEKTGRPVRDIVAERGLLSAEEFDRLVLRAARDGVV
- a CDS encoding DUF4398 domain-containing protein, coding for MNKRASLGLMGLFALLLAACASAPTQEMSDARQAVQAARSAGAQKHAPDAFQSAEALLSKAEKELSSRDYRASRKDAIAAKKEAINARNMALAIAQAKAAADEARQLGTLSQEARDVLSAAEAAAAAGDADKAVRLANQARTQAEDDARRGRKARLDAERQNQSWLDQARLLLEEARGYSDRMSGEQAAALQAAEQAYRQGRGEQARGMASELVAQLRSLPELPVVVAAEVTEYEVLRGDTLWAIAGKDDIYGDPFQWPLIYKANQDKIRDADLIYPGQVFDIERQPSLRDIDAAVNHAKTRGAWSLGVVETSDKAYLNGE
- the wrbA gene encoding NAD(P)H:quinone oxidoreductase, coding for MSEILVLYYSRRGNVADMAQLIARGVEEVAGMAARVRTVPGVSAVCEATAETIPATGAPYATVDDLRDCAGLALGSPTRFGNMAAPLKYFLDSTSSLWLSGTLSGKPAAVFTATSTLHGGQESTLLSMMLPLLHHGMLITGLPYSEPDLHTTRTGGTPYGASHLSGADSKLPLSEEEKRLCRALGKRLAATARALERGRRA
- a CDS encoding rhodanese-like domain-containing protein; translated protein: MTANTGHTAIAPSLKLLGMSLAGTLLLGCAGGRPTHISQHELLKAIEEGRAPAIVDVRSLREYRAGHVPGALHIPFYALPPRYEEAGLKKSEPVVVYCQHGPRAGFAKLSLKSRSYEQVLYLEGHMSAWQQSGLPVEQGPPPHR
- a CDS encoding glucose-6-phosphate isomerase, with protein sequence MSQLTRSPAWQALESHYENMRHVHMRELFAADGRRFEQFCVRFDDILLDYSKNIITSETLGLLLDLVRQEGVVAWRDKMFAGEKINFTEQRAVLHVALRNRSKRPILVDGEDVMPKVNGVLAQMREFCSRVQSGAWQGYSGRPLTDVVNIGIGGSDLGPVMVTEALKPYGREGLRPHFVSNVDGTHIAETLRGLDPETTLFVIASKTFTTQETLTNARTARAWFLEHVKDETAIARHFVALSTNAAEVARFGIDTANMFEFWDWVGGRYSLWGAIGLSIALNIGMDNFEDLLQGAHDMDEHFRTAPLEQNMPVILGVLGVWYNNFFGAETHAILPYDQYLHRFPAYFQQGDMESNGKRVNRSGEAVDYSTGPVIWGEPGTNGQHAFYQLIHQGTKLIPCDFIAPLWSHNPLGDHHRILLSNFFAQTEALMRGRTEAEARAELEAAGMAETDLARLLPHKVFVGNKPTNSIMFDRLDPRTLGRLVALYEHKIFVQGMLWNINSYDQWGVELGKQLAKAILPELTGGKAVCSHDSSTNGLINHYKERVAGSA